In Glycine max cultivar Williams 82 chromosome 10, Glycine_max_v4.0, whole genome shotgun sequence, the DNA window ATCCTGCCCCCATTCGCCCCTTTTCTCTTAGTTATACTCTCTTCACCTTTCATTTATGGATCTAACCCACTGATTGACAGTCCAGCTGTCAGACTAACTCTGGTTGTCTATTCATAACAGTTACTAACTGTTATTTCTGTTACTAAATGATTCAAGCCTCACTGAGGTTTCTAACAGTATGTTGCTATGGAAATTATTCTTGCATGAGGCAGCATGAATGGTGCAGAAGGGAAAGGCAGGGACAGTAGCTAGAGACATAATTTGAGTTAAGAGATAGTTGAACAACAGTTGGAACAGAATAAAGGTTCTAGGGTTTATAAATTGAATTCCCTTTCTGTCAGATCAGGCTAAAATTGTGATAGAGTCCAAGGGAATGAAGGATATCCACATCAGCAATTGGTTCACTCAACACAGAATGGAGTCAGACCTTTTCTGGTTTATACTAGGAGGAAGGGTAGAAAGGTCTTTGGCGGCTAAGGTTGTTAGCAAGGGGTGACGTGTCATAGAAAGAGAGCAATCCAGCGCTTTTGCTTGGAAGATATAAGGAGGGGAGAGAGACTgatatggggggggggggagattttGGCTGTTAGCTAAGATTGGATAGAAAGTTGTATCAACCTTCTATAAGGGCTAGGCCTGTGTCAGATCTGAGGAATATATTTCCTTATCTGTAACCTTCAAtcattatcaaataataaagCTCTCTTTATACTCACATTCTACTATCTCTATTAAAATCACTGTTATATTGAACTGCTGTATTTCTGGTACGTATAAAATTGTATGTTAAAGACTGAGTACATGGATGGAGTTCAGTTAAAGGGACTGTTGTAATCTTAAGAATTGTggtaatgattattttaatagtaACATAAATTTTGTTTAGCATCTACATCTCTATATCGATGCAGGCTCTACAGTGTATCTGGTTTAAGTCTTTTCATGAACTAGCTGTCAAATGGAACTATTTATAGTTGCTTCTCATTTTATTTCTCCTTCTGTATCCTCTTGTTATTATAATACTATCATGCATCTTTGATAAATTTTCAGGCCGCTGGACAAGGAAAGAATCTTTCTAGCTTGGATTCAGATAGACTTTCTATTCATTCTTCTAGATTTTTGAAAACTAATCCTCGTGAAAGGTCTCTCATCTCTCTTTctcacgcacacacacacacaccccaaACATGCATGCAAGACTGCTGACTTAGTCAATGGTAATCTGAAATTATGTTATTAATCTCCAGTGAAATCCATATTCCAAGGAATATATCTTGCCCTGTTTCTCCCATTGGAAGCCCACTTTTGAGGTCAAGATCACCACAGCACAGGAATGGGAAAATGTCTCCTCCTATATCTAGCCCTCGGACTGCTTCTGGGGCGTCCACCCCTCTTGCTGGTGGCAGTGGTGCCATTCCATTTGGTAATCACTCTAAACAGCCAATTTACTTTCAAGAGGGTTTTGGAAGCATTCCCAAGTCCTCAAATGGTGTCTACATTAATGGCCATTCTCATCACGACTCGAGTGTTGACATTTTTCGAGGAATGCAAATAGGATCTCACATTCAACCAGAATTGGTTTCCAGTGAAAATGATGTTTTGGTTAATCAGTTTGCAAGGCATCCTCATGCAGAGCCATATGATTTTCAGTCAGTCTTGGCAGATCGTGTTGGCCGGCAGCTGCTGAGGGAACATGTTAAGATTAACCCATCCATTGATCTCAGTCCCAACTCGTCTTTGCTTAGCCGGCCAAACGGTTTATGACATCAAGATTTTTCCTTAAGTTTCTCATAGTACCTTTGGTTATGCAGATCTGTTCATTGTTCTATTTGCAAGAATATAACTATACAATAAGGAGCCAAAGCACAAGAGAATCGATGTAAATAAATTTGCATCTGAGAATAGGCTACATGGGGCACAAAAGTGCATTTTGCATGGCTTCTGCTCGGGCTTATGGAGTTCATTAATGTCTCAGCATTAAACTTTCTGACAATTTGTTCATATCAAGCAATCAACTAACAAATGCTCACTTGTTCGAAAAGAGGAACTTGTTGTATGTAACATATTTAAAGCATCAACGCATGAGGGGTTTCTCTCCTGCACTTAAGATACTAGAAATGACAGTTCGTGCAATGGCAAATGCATCTTCTGGAATCAGAACACCATATAGATGCCAGAGAAAGGGCTAAATTGATACAAAACTTAacttgcatatttttcttttttgggagGTTAGACATTGCTGTACAGTAGATGGGAAACTGTTTTGTGATTCTGCATTTACGAATGGGGAAGTCAAGGTTTTGTAGAGAGTCCATGCATGGTTTTTGGGCTCTGATGTATTGTTGTCAGTGTATACTCTACTACTGGGTCTGTTCTGTACATTATTATTCAACAGTAAAATGGAAGAAATCTGATCTTATGATCCTCATTAGATTATACATGGCTTTGGAACAAACATGCTTGGATGAGAAAAATTGGATGCTTTTAAAGCTCCACTGAATATATATTACTGGCCATCACTATCCCCTTTTGATTacattcttaacattatagttgaagtgcttataaaaaaaatataatatatattaagccATCAAGGTTACATGTATTTAATAGCATTGAACAAGATGGGTACTTAATTTGAACTCAGGtaagaaaagaaagttttatTAAATCTTTTCCAAATTTGGAAtagtaaaaaattacataattttaatttagtctttaattGATAATCGGTGTGAATATTAATGCTTAAAAGAGATCCTCTAAAAATAAAGGGTGAATAACTGAAAGTTAAATGTACCAAGTATGAAGTGCAGTGCGTGAGTAAGGGAGGAAATATGCACGTAATgttctctttattttcatttttagtaaGTGTTTACAATGAAGAATGAGACACTAGGTGTATTTAGGGGGAGGGAAATGgagaagaggaaaataaaatagaaatatcaaattttagtgtttatttgggAAAAGAAAGGTGATATTGTGGATTCcatgtatacttttttttacctCCCTTACGAGCCATGAAAGTGGGGAAATATAAGTGTAAgacttacttttttttgttgtattttaaaaaaaaaattaaaacatacaaatattaaataaatttatgttaagaaaaaataatatagtaattttttaaagttttacgttaaatttaatttattaattagtgtaaaatgtttttttttcatattttttattttcactcggTCTTATGCACAacctttaaaataaagaaagagcATTGTCATTTAAAACAAGTTTTCATGAAATTAAAGTCACCCATCAATTAATGTGAAGAGTAGTTTAAGAAAGCACTCAAttatcaattttatcattttatttatttagaatgtttaattaggttattttatttttgaaatttttaatcaaatattttattttttaaaatgcttcaATGtggtctttatttttttaaaattgtctcAATTGGACAGAAAGAATCATatgaagattttaaaaaactaaacgACTATAATGaggcatttaaaaataataaaagactaTATTAGAACTTTTAGAAGTAAAATGACCTAATTAAAcctcttaaataaataaataaatcaaaataataattaagcttttaagaaataattgttttattttttccctaactaaatgagttgagaaaattaaacaaagttaACCAACTGCTTTAATAAACGTGAATTGATTTTCTTATGTTGTAATAAGGTTAGtaagacttaaaaaaaaatattttttacaattttttctaGGGATGAATATATGGACTTAGGTCTGGATGAATTCGTAGATCAAATcgataacaaattttttaaaatatttatataattatatcaaatatttaagtttgatttattAAGTTTGTGGACCAAcgagttttattatattaatattttgatcCTTCATTTAGGTtgttattgttaatttattatatttaaaatattaatattttttctggtGAATAGATGTTGATATATTTTAGTGTAATAAATTTTAgcttaaaaaataaagtcaatttttttattttaattttatatatttttcactttttaaaaaaatatatttttaaaattaatatttgaatttgcaTATTGTTTATCAGTTGACTCTTATGAACCAGATGTAAACCTTAAagaattcatttaatttataaattcgaCTCTTTGGATTGGTCTAAAACACGAATCATGCCTTAAACCAAATGGACCCATCCGTGTACCCacctgatttattttttttccatatttaACTAACGTAACTAGAGGAACAGGGGCAGcaagacttaaaaaaaaaatattacaatttgtAGGATAGAAAAATCGTATTAAAGAATTGTAGAGTGCAATAAATAATCTCTTTCCTTCCATAAATGGAGACTTGTGAAGAAAGAAACGATGGTCGGGGCTATCTGTGTGAGTGAGACATTTTTGAATGCGTCTTCGTCTTTCTTAGGGTTTGCACTTCTCCATAGTCAACTCTGTTTCTGCGATTCATTTATTGGGTGCTCGAATTAACGATACTAATGTTTATGTTATGCTTCCATTTCCATAAAGAAAAACCGAATCGCCTCCTTCTTTCTTCACCACTTTCAAcattcatcattattattattattatgatcatATTCCATAAGAAttagatatattattttgattttgtcttCCTTGTTTGCCACAATTTTGGGATgtgtaattttcttcttctttctgttTTGCCAAACAGTGAAAGCTAAGAATGGAACGTAAGAGGAAGAATCGATCTAGCAGTGCCACAGGTAtacacattttatctatatctaCTTGCTTTAGACTCAACAGTAGTAGTAGCTTCAGTTAAAAGGGTTACACATTGATagtgtaaaaagttttacacaGTCATCCAATCACAATTCACCATATATGTTAAGtatgttgacttttaaaataattatttaaaagtaattcaaacgtgatttgtgattgaatgataatgtaaaactGTTTTACACTATTAGTGCATAGGcagtaaactctttttttaatgtgtatAGTATATCCTTCCGTACCCATAGTTTTAGAAATTTTGTTGTACCCCGTCCTGTACCAATACCAGTACCTATAGCTGTGTCACTTCATTATTTTCATTGAGTGTGAACTCTACTGGTATAGTAAGTTCAGACTTCAGAACTTGTGTTAGTTAACCTTGACTCTACCCTAGTACATTAACGTGTTAGTACCCTAGAACTTGTGTTTCTCTGTATCAACAGCTGGTAGCATCCCGGAAGCCGCAACAAGTGAGGCAATTGAACCTTCAAGCAATGGTAGTTGTGACAAAACCTCCCTCCTTTAATGTACCTGTTTCAAAATCCTTTTTGGCTAATAAGTTCTCTAATGTTGATTTCTTCTAACTTGTAATCCTTAACTGTAAGACTAAAAATTTGTGTTAGTGTGCCTTGATTCTATGACATAAATGAGAGTCACATGATcaatttttttgggtacaatgATGGCATGATGGGGGCAGAACTAGGAAATTTCAGGCATGCTTGCTCACCTAAGACTTTCATAGAGGAGTCAgatttcatctatttttttttttggaaggcagatTTCATCTATTTGAAGGgacttatttgaaaaattatgcaTAGTAttcaatggaaaaaaaatgtttacgtGCTGCCCCACCCTTCTATGTAGTTCCATCCCGGGGCACTGAGCTTTGATCCTATCAGATGCTGCAAACTGCTAAAACCCCACAGTTCTAGGTTCTAACCGAATCCTAGTGATTTGATCATGTATTACTCAATTAGCTATCAGGGGCTCTGAAAATAGGGTACCCGTGCCATTGGATACTTCCAGCAGTCAAGAAGTAAAGAAGACTGTGGCCAAAAAATTCCTGTCTATGCTGAACAAGCTATATTACTTTTGTACTTGTCGACCAAAGGCACATGAGGAATTGAGGTACAAAGCTTAGGTATCTTAGTATTTTGATGTTGTATTTGTTGTCTTACTGATATTGAAGATCATATATTCAAATCCCAGTGTCTAGGTTAGCATGTTTGGTGTTTACTTAAACCGGAAGGATAGCTATACAATGAAACCCAAAGGATGGGTCAGTGATATGGTGGGTATTAAAAATGCCGAAGGCTTAATTTCAGGTACTagttatttgtcatataattctGAAAAGTATATATAATGTTCAGGTGATTTTAGCTGCTGGAAAGATAATGATGGAAGAGGAGAAAGCAACAAATGGGGCTGTCACTCGCCATATGCTTGGCCCACAATTTGTAGTGAGTAGTTAAGTATAATGTTTATAAACAAAAGAGCTGTTGAAGGACCCATGCTATCAACATTTATGGTAGTGCTATTGTTTTTCTATATATGTTTAGTCAGCATAACACTCAAATGTCAGTCAGTGATGTTTCTGTGTAGAATAAGCTAATATGCGACTTAAATCAATCTAATGAAGATAGCTACAAGCCTTGGTGTATTGAGGATGTATCTCTATTCATCTTGCCGAGTAAACTGGGTTATGATATTAATCAGTGCAAATTGGTAAGTATGCTGTCACCTTATCTGCCTTTTGAATGAAAATTATTATGGTTTGTAAACAACCTCTGGATTTGGTGGTATACAATGTCTTTCaggtaaaataatttgtttcctttgtcctcttttcagatttttgcaCCAACTTTGTTTGAGGAGCATTGGTCTTGTTATGCATTCGAGCCAAGTACAAAACTTTATATGTGTTAGATTCGATGCATGATAATTTCTCAACCAGCAAGAAGAACTTGGATGATGCAATGGTAgtatttaacatttattttcccTCAGGAAATATTTACATTAGTTTTGTCAAATTTGTATCCCTAGCTTTTCTGTCTGATCCAACCAAACCAATGGTATTTTTATGCAAAGAAACATCGTTTTAAGGAGCTTCTGGTATTAATGAATCCTGGTTTGACCAAAGAGAGTGCATCAATAACACTTCTTCACGTTGATGTTCCCAGGCAGCAAAACATGTGGGTAGTGTGTGTAGCTCTAATGTTCATTTATGTAGAAAACTCAATTCATTTTTGGTGCTAATAGTATATTGTTTCTCATTGATGCTTTATATGTTTGATAAAGTCATGATTGTGGCATCCATGTGCTGAAATACATGGAAATTTGGGATGGATCAATAAAATGGCAAGACAAAACCATGCCTGATTATCAACACGTGagtatttatttgtcttttactAAACTACCATGTGGAAGTGGgacttacttttaaaaaaattgcagaaAGAAATCTTGAAGATTCGACAAAGCCTATATGTGGATGGGTTCGACATCCTAAAAACGAGATTAGAGAAGAGATTTTGAAGGCAGCAGGAGTATGGGGGAAATTATGCTGACTGACATTGAGTCATTGACTATCAAGTTCACACGTCTACTAAGAGATTTCGgttatacataattaattttttaaaatgaaatacagTTTTAATTCTTCATCTGGGGCACCCAAACTTAATATGAAAATGTAACACCTAGTTCACACTTTACTTGTATCTTTATATTGGGCATCTAAACTTTAATGCCCTGTGACACTGGAATATACTAGTTTCTTTAAAGTTGCACATTTTTCTCAGATTGTTCGTCTGAGGTAAATATAATAACTTCCTTCCTATGTTTCTCTCACCATTTACCGTCTTTTGGGTTAGTATATTGTGATTTGTAGGGGTCATCGCTTATGCCCCCTCTAAATATTACATCTCCTTTGTTGTTGCGTATACCAGGTTCGCTTGGGTTTAATAACTTAAtgaaatattgtaaaaaatatgacataatatGGTGTGTCTTTATGTGATTATTTGagattgttaaataaaaaaggacGCAAATTTATTAGGTTTTTAATTTAGGTAAAACGAGTAAAGGTGGTTTTGAGCAAGAAAAGCACTGATTTAGCAAAATCTTAAACAAACGCATGGGATTTTGGTGtccaatacaattttttaactcaaaattttaacaatttttttttatcatatttaatgatatcattcctaaaatatcctttaattaattataattttattttcaatgactcattttattttaaatatcaagttttaataatgttattattaaatttaaatgatattaatcaagtttttttaataaacactAAATTAGTTAATCTTACTTAAATAACTGAAAGGCAATAtgtcttaattattttacaattgtcattattttcttgtgtatacaaaaaaaaagtttgtaattgctaactataatgttaagaaatataataaatatcatatagCCAATAAACTGAGTCAACCTAATCGAATTTAAACACATGTTCATACCATATTGAGAGGATCATAGCCATAGGTACCATTATATTAGTCctttaaacttttcaaaatctTCATTATAATTCCTTATTTCAAAAAGTATTatccattttagtttttttagtacaaaatgaaagtaaaaaaataatatgaaaaaagagaaaaatgaatagCATTATTTGAGactaaaatgagtttttttccttcataaaaataagaattaaagtaaacaacatttataattttaaaaatctgaaTGAAAATTTACTCAAGGTACAACCACCTCCGAcaagatcaaaagaaaaaaagttaaaatatactattttattactttatatataatatttattttttatttgacctttaaatttaaaaaataattcaatcctTCATCGAATGTGCTTCACTTCATCAACATTATATTAGTTCAggtaaaattaaactcatatttCTTAAGATCTTAACGTCAAGTCTTATGAattggaaaaaatataattaataggcAAAATACATTAAAGATAATGAATCAACTTTTTTAAACAAAGATTAGTAGGTGACACTTCACATATttgacataataaaaaaattcaatttgatctCAATCATTGTTGGTTACTGTTGCAACAATAATCATTTTCAATATAATTCctgttctcttttgtttttcttcctgGTGTACAATGACAACAATAAGAATCAAACTAAGTCTTCATGCATCTACCCAACCCAACACTAGACCAGCCTAGTGGTTATACAATCCCTGCTTTTTACATTAACTTTGTGTTgatcacaaattattataacAGCATCAAATGACAGAGACAAAGTTGAAAAACTGTGTAACTGAATAGTCTTTTCCATtaggaatcaaattaaaaacaagtataaaaaataaacagcaTGGAGGAGGTGCTGAATATGACCGACAGTTGCTATTTGAAGTATCACTGACAGGAATAGGTGCACACATGAACCCTAGACTTGAGTGCAACGATTGGATCCAAGAAATCAACATTTGGTCCTGCTACTTCCACACAATAAATGTTGGATTTAAAAACAGTGAGGAATGTGGGCGTTATTTACGGAGAAACAAGAATGTGGTGCCTTAATAACAGGCTCCACCAATTGTTGCCATAACAGAAAGTTTTTGTATAAAGGTTTCTATGTTATTTGATGCAAAGATGTCACAAGAGCTGAAAAAGGAATAGACACCCACCAATGCATCTTTATTTGTCATAGAATGTGTGAACCAGCGAGACATTGATTAGTGGAGGTTGGTTTTCGGAAGCCATGACTTTAGGTTTCAGAGAATTTTAAGATGGAACATGAAATTCATCGATCAATGTAAATTGTACTACATGTTATCCCAGTTTTATTAAAGGACTATATATATAGATTGTAAGCCTGAAATTCATGTATATGCAATGTAGGAATCAGAATCTCACTATAAATATATTACAGAGGAAGTCATATAACTGatgtttttcatttaataagagTGCATGATGCTATCTCTGCTGACAAATAACAATTGGGTTTTTTACTTGGTCAAATCCATGCTGAAATCCCATAGGTTTTTTGCCAAATCAGCATCAGTCCCCTGTGAGGTTGTTTTGGCCACATTACTGGCTGAAAAATACTTGCCACTAGTTCCCTTCACTTGTGGGTGCAATGCTACATAGCATGTTGTTGCTGCTCCCTGCATTAAGGTTGGACAAGGTGAACAAGCAAGAACAGAAGAATCCCATTAAACACGAGGAATGTTTGAACCCTCATCTAGGTTAAAAATTGTATTCTAATGAATACTGTACCAAGTtgaattgtcaattatttaatgttaatttcataataaatgttttagcCTTTTaggtatattaaatataattaacaacaAATAAATGTTTGACAACTCACAGGAGTATCGGTAATCATGAAAAGAGGTGGATTCTAGAATAATGCcctaaataacaatataatgtCCCTGACATTTAAAATCACAGGTCATACCAATTCAACTTACCTGCTG includes these proteins:
- the LOC102661708 gene encoding uncharacterized protein, with translation MFGVYLNRKDSYTMKPKGWVSDMVILAAGKIMMEEEKATNGAVTRHMLGPQFVNKLICDLNQSNEDSYKPWCIEDVSLFILPSKLGYDINQCKLIFAPTLFEEHWSCYAFEPSTKLYMC